GCTGTGTCATAATTGTCATCCTGAACTTGTTTCAGGATCTATATAAAACGTAACATTTTGAAAATACGAGATTCTGAAATAAATTCAGAATGACATCATGTACGTTTTCAGGATTATGACACAGCCTGTGATGAGAGGGGATTAAGAGACCAGGAGTCATACGGCGGATTCGGGGTGAGATAGCGGTGGCATTTTCGTGTATAGATAGCTTATAATTTAAGGTTAAGCCATGTCAGCCTTTGAGCATACCCTGTAATGTTACTGGAAAACAAAACTGATATTCTCGTAAAAAATCGTCATTCCCGCGAAAGCGGGAATCCAGGAAGCGTGTAACTATCTGAAAAGACTGGATTCCCGTTTCCACGGGAATGACAAAAAAACACTTTTTCAGACTTTTTACGAGTTCATCCAAACTTAATAGACTGACAATGGATAACTATTATATTTTTGACTAAAGGTGAGGTTTTATGAAACGTAATGATTTAAGAAATATAGCAATTATTGCCCATGTCGACCATGGCAAGACGACCCTCCTTGACGGGATGTTAAAGCAGGCAGGCATCTTTCGTTCCAATGAAAAAATCCAGGAAAGGATTATGGACAATATCGACCTGGAGCGGGAAAGGGGGATTACCATAATGGCAAAGAATACCGCTGTCGATTACAATGGTATGAAGATAAATATCGTTGACACCCCCGGACATGCTGATTTTGGAGGTGAGGTTGAAAGAATAATGAAGATGGTAGACGGTGTTTTATTGTTAGTCGATGCCTCAGAGGGTCCCCTGCCCCAGACGAGGTTTGTTCTCAAAAAGGCTCTGGAACTTAACTTGCCTCCAATTCTGGTCATAAATAAGATTGACAGGTCTGATGCACGGATCCAGGATGTACTAAACGAGGTCTACGACCTGTTTATCGACCTTGATGCAACGGAAAAACAACTGGAGTTCCCCATAGTTTACACAAACGCCAAAAAGGGAGTTGCAGCGCTTGATATCAATGACGAACCGGAAAGTTTAAAGCCACTTTTTGATCTTATACTTGAAACAATTCCAGCGCCGGAAGGTGAGAGGGATGGCCTTCTGCAACTCCTCGTTACCAATATCGACTACAACGATTATGTGGGCAGACTCGCCATCGGCAGGGTCTTCTCCGGAACGGTGAAAATCGGGGATACTGTAGCCATGATAAACAGCGACGGAAATCCCGTAAAAACAAAGATAACCTCCATATACACATTTAAGGGGCTTGAGAGGACAGAGACGAAGGAGGCGTCTGTTGGCGACATTGTTGCCCTTGCAGGTATCGAGGGAATAAATATAGGAGATACAATTACAGATATAGAAAAACCAAAGCCCCTGCCGAGAATCAAGGTGGATGAACCAACCATATCGATAGTCTTTTCCATTAATTCATCACCCCTCGCCGGCAAGGACGGAAAATATGTAACATCAAGGAATCTCAGGGAGAGGCTTGAAAAGGAACTCCTTTACAATGTTTCCATAAGGGTGGATTTTGATAATACGGAATCATTCAAAGTTATGGGTCGTGGGGAATTGCAACTTGCAATCCTTATCGAGATGATGAGGAGGGAGGGATATGAGCTTTCGGTATCAATGCCTGAGACGATAACTAAGGAGATTAACGGAGCTTTACACGAACCAATGGAACTGCTCGTTATAGATGTACCCGAAGAATTTGTCGGCGTGGTAACACAGCAGGTTGGGATGAGAAAAGGCAAGATGCAAAAGATGCAGAATAACGGACACGGCAGGGTAAGACTCGAATTCAGGATTCCGTCAAGGGGATTGATTGGATTCAGGTCGCAGTTTTTAACAGATACAAGGGGGACCGGGCTCTTCAACCATCTATTTGGCGGATACGAGCCGTGGCATGGCCCCATGTCAAAAAGACAGACAGGAACCCTTGTTGCTGACAGGCCTGGTAAATCGACCACATATGCACTCTTTCACTTACAGCCGAGGGGAATACTCTTCATAAAAGAAAACACAACTGTCTATGAAGGATTGATAGTAGGTGAAAACTCAAGGGAAAATGACATAGATGTTAATGTTACAAAGGAAAAGAAGCTCACAAACATGCGTGCGGCAGCCGCTGACGATGCACTGCATTTGATACCACCAAAGATATTGAGTCTGGAACAGGCCATAGAGTTTATTAAAGAAAATGAACTGGTTGAGGTGACCCCCCGATCCATAAGGCTGAGAAAGAAGGTCCTTGAGGCTAACAAGAGGCCAAAGGTCAAGAGCTCCGACTAAAGGTCGGAGCTTGCCAATGTAAGGAAAATATAAATTAATACTTTCCTTGCCTTCATCCCCGTCCGGAGGTCGGGTCTTTCGGCAAGGTGCATTGTAATTTAAATAATTTATCAAACTCAATTGAGTTGCAATAAATCTTCTTTTCATATATTTCCTGTGAT
The sequence above is drawn from the bacterium BMS3Abin08 genome and encodes:
- the typA gene encoding GTP-binding protein TypA/BipA, with the translated sequence MKRNDLRNIAIIAHVDHGKTTLLDGMLKQAGIFRSNEKIQERIMDNIDLERERGITIMAKNTAVDYNGMKINIVDTPGHADFGGEVERIMKMVDGVLLLVDASEGPLPQTRFVLKKALELNLPPILVINKIDRSDARIQDVLNEVYDLFIDLDATEKQLEFPIVYTNAKKGVAALDINDEPESLKPLFDLILETIPAPEGERDGLLQLLVTNIDYNDYVGRLAIGRVFSGTVKIGDTVAMINSDGNPVKTKITSIYTFKGLERTETKEASVGDIVALAGIEGINIGDTITDIEKPKPLPRIKVDEPTISIVFSINSSPLAGKDGKYVTSRNLRERLEKELLYNVSIRVDFDNTESFKVMGRGELQLAILIEMMRREGYELSVSMPETITKEINGALHEPMELLVIDVPEEFVGVVTQQVGMRKGKMQKMQNNGHGRVRLEFRIPSRGLIGFRSQFLTDTRGTGLFNHLFGGYEPWHGPMSKRQTGTLVADRPGKSTTYALFHLQPRGILFIKENTTVYEGLIVGENSRENDIDVNVTKEKKLTNMRAAAADDALHLIPPKILSLEQAIEFIKENELVEVTPRSIRLRKKVLEANKRPKVKSSD